In 'Nostoc azollae' 0708, the following are encoded in one genomic region:
- a CDS encoding inositol monophosphatase family protein gives MTNLQIFLDIATEAALATGVILQDYLGKVEDAITEKGRPGDLLTAADKASEKVILEILQRHFPQHSILAEESGKLGDQTNEYLWAIDPLDGTTNYAHQYPCFAVSISLVIQGVPQVGVIYDPFHNELFRAAAGLGATRNRRTIKVSKTAELNKSLLTTGFAYDRRETTDNNYAEFCHLTHLTQGVRRGGSASLDLAYVACGRIDGYWERGIAPWDVAAGIVLVQEAGGLVTAYDGTAINIESGRILATNAYIHNELSQKLMQISPLSSW, from the coding sequence ATGACTAACTTACAAATTTTTCTAGATATTGCTACTGAAGCAGCCTTAGCTACTGGTGTAATTTTGCAAGATTATTTGGGTAAAGTTGAAGATGCAATTACCGAAAAAGGACGACCTGGTGATTTACTCACAGCAGCTGATAAGGCTTCTGAAAAGGTGATTTTGGAAATATTACAACGTCATTTTCCTCAACATTCCATTCTCGCGGAAGAATCAGGGAAATTGGGAGATCAAACGAATGAATACCTCTGGGCTATTGATCCTTTGGATGGTACAACCAACTACGCCCATCAATATCCCTGTTTTGCCGTTTCCATTAGTTTAGTTATTCAAGGTGTACCGCAAGTTGGTGTAATTTATGACCCCTTTCATAATGAACTATTCCGGGCTGCTGCTGGCTTAGGTGCAACTCGCAACCGCCGAACTATTAAGGTTTCTAAAACTGCTGAATTGAATAAAAGTCTGTTAACAACAGGATTTGCTTATGATCGCCGGGAAACTACCGACAACAATTATGCAGAATTTTGTCATCTTACCCATCTTACTCAAGGTGTTCGGCGTGGCGGTTCAGCATCCTTAGATTTGGCTTATGTTGCTTGTGGCCGTATAGATGGTTATTGGGAGAGAGGTATTGCACCTTGGGATGTTGCTGCTGGTATAGTTTTAGTACAGGAAGCTGGTGGATTGGTAACAGCTTATGATGGTACGGCTATAAATATTGAATCAGGGAGAATCCTCGCCACTAATGCTTATATTCACAACGAGCTGAGTCAAAAATTAATGCAGATCTCGCCTCTCTCATCTTGGTAA
- a CDS encoding J domain-containing protein: MSLKIDGGLFKYDFIDYHAILCVPVYADVKVVRRRYLKIARRLHPDSSVVAKTSDKDIANMLLSKLVNPAYEKLSVERNRGEYILVLSQIGKRLAQESTEIELKTEAAKDLAMAPNIDLSYKTALAKIAEIQFAELQQTTQFITQISELNLVYLMRCPGKLSVTTPVVKLAIHSSTPPPPPKEDSVVEQYLRRAQTLIKNNQFVPAKVELQEALKLEPKNSRAHSFMAILYIRQNQLKMARIHFDNALKLDAKDPIALEWKPKVDQVLGSQSGTSQVKKSADSGESQPDKSGNGGLFGGLFGGKKK, from the coding sequence ATGTCTTTAAAAATAGATGGTGGGCTATTTAAATATGATTTCATAGATTATCACGCAATTCTGTGTGTTCCTGTGTATGCGGATGTCAAAGTAGTACGTAGACGTTATCTCAAAATTGCTCGTCGCTTGCACCCAGATAGTTCCGTAGTTGCAAAGACTTCTGATAAAGATATAGCCAATATGTTGCTATCCAAGCTGGTGAATCCGGCTTATGAAAAACTGTCTGTAGAACGCAATCGGGGAGAATATATTTTGGTTTTGTCCCAAATTGGCAAACGTCTAGCACAAGAGTCAACAGAGATAGAACTTAAGACTGAGGCAGCTAAGGATTTAGCGATGGCACCCAACATTGATTTATCCTATAAAACTGCACTTGCTAAAATTGCAGAAATCCAATTTGCTGAGTTACAGCAAACGACCCAATTCATTACCCAAATTAGTGAATTGAATTTAGTGTACTTAATGCGGTGTCCAGGTAAGTTAAGTGTAACGACACCAGTTGTTAAACTGGCAATTCATTCCAGCACACCACCACCCCCACCAAAAGAAGACTCGGTGGTGGAACAGTACCTGCGACGTGCTCAAACTCTGATTAAGAATAACCAATTTGTCCCAGCCAAAGTAGAATTACAAGAAGCCTTGAAGTTGGAGCCGAAAAACAGTCGCGCCCATAGCTTCATGGCTATATTATATATACGGCAAAATCAGCTAAAAATGGCAAGAATTCACTTCGATAATGCACTGAAATTAGATGCCAAAGATCCTATTGCTTTGGAGTGGAAACCCAAAGTTGATCAGGTTTTAGGGAGTCAATCTGGTACTAGTCAGGTGAAAAAATCTGCCGATAGCGGAGAGTCACAACCAGATAAGTCTGGAAATGGTGGTTTGTTTGGTGGTTTGTTTGGTGGGAAGAAAAAATAA